Proteins from a genomic interval of Rhipicephalus microplus isolate Deutch F79 chromosome 6, USDA_Rmic, whole genome shotgun sequence:
- the LOC119167500 gene encoding uncharacterized protein LOC119167500, with the protein MKATLIAFGALCLAVAIAIPKKEAARRSKRAAYELPDGAELIVGSYQTSFSCAGLRYGYYADTDNECKIFHICHPVVLADGSEQMNHWSFFCGNQTVFNQLTLTCSFPEEAVPCQNARDFFYVNDNIGVEDAPFLTDDDVSRGQALYPGYGARLSGRAAAAAAKK; encoded by the exons ATGAAGGCCACACTGATCGCCTTTG gtGCCCTCTGCCTAGCTGTCGCGATAGCTATACCAAAG AAGGAGGCGGCCAGGCGCTCCAAGCGCGCCGCGTACGAGCTCCCAGATGGCGCGGAGCTGATCGTCGGTAGCTACCAGACGAGCTTCAGCTGCGCGGGCCTGCGCTATGGATACTACGCCGACACGGACAACGAGTGCAAGATCTTCCACATCTGCCACCCGGTCGTGCTCGCCGACGGCAGTGAACAG ATGAACCACTGGAGCTTCTTCTGCGGCAACCAGACCGTGTTCAACCAGCTGACGCTCACGTGCTCCTTCCCGGAGGAGGCGGTGCCGTGTCAGAACGCCCGAGACTTCTTCTACGTCAACGACAACATTGGCGTCGAGGACGCTCCCTTCCTCACCGACGACGACGTCTCCAGGGGACAAGCCCTGTACCCGGGCTACGGCGCCAGGCTCAGTGGTcgcgccgccgccgcagccgccaaGAAGTAG